TTTCTAGTTTCTGGTTTCTAGAATTCACTAAAATCGTTTCTGAGCCGACGGGGCTGAATTTGAGTAAATAAATGTTGGTCGCAGGCATCTGGTGTTTGTTTTGAACACgtctttgttgtattttctggtttatttacatgtaaacatattttcagcTCACCGGTTGGTGTAGGTCGTGATCTCGTTGGGGTTGAGCTTCAGGCTCTGGCTGTACTTCTCTATGGCCTTCTTATGCTCCCCTTTCTTCACCAGACTGTTGCCTTCTTCCTTCAGAGCTTGTGCTTTCTTCATGTCTTTGTCACTTggtgctaaaaagaaaaaaaaaaggatttaaatatataaatctttGTTAGTTCCAATAAATTGGGGCAAAATGATCCCATTCCATCTGTTAAAAGTAAGAAACTAAGAAATGAGTGGTGAGTTTATTCTTTGTTGCGGTAGGAAGTTGGAGGTGCTCACCGggtttgtctgttttcttgATGCCGTTCTGCTGCGGCGCCGGGTTCGCCTTCGGCACGCCGCCTGCAGCCTGCTGGGCGAGCTTCTCCCTCACCGACAGAGGAACGGTGGGGATGGGAGGAAGTTTCTCCCTCCATGACGGGCCGTCGGCCTCTGTTAGCGCTTTAGTCATTCTGAGAAAACAGGaagggattttattttcatgcaaaATAAACGACAGCGTGCTGCCCACAGAGGCAAGGCGGGCGAGAtgtaaacttttataaaaattatattctttacgtttgttaaaactgttaccgtgttttgacagtttgttatgagacagataatctgtgaaaatactgccgtctgaagaaatgcaccaagaacaaccaatcagagccaggaggaggggattaacgctgtcaatcaccactgtgtacatgctgctaaatgtgctaatggttgagaaacaacttactgttacaggaaaaccatttatctcccgtcatcagtggctatgctaactagcctagcattgACAAAATGCGTAGCAAAGAGAAGGGGGGCCAGATGGAGGAATGAGCAGCGCCATACGttgggtgattgacagcactaagacccgcctcctatctctgattggttgtttctacaCAGGTAGCGCCATCTTttcagatcatctgtctcatatcGTAATGTcacaacattttcaaacaaatatgtaaagaaaatgcttctgataaaaattaaatactatAACTTTAAAACCACACAAGGACCACTTAaccagaaaaacataaagataattaatttgttttaagacataaaacaaatgatgataaataaaactacagttTTAAAGAAAGTCACATCAGGATGTTAAACAGAGTGAGGAACTAAATGGCCGTATTTGTCCTAAACTCGTCCTGAGTGGCTGAAGCTGGTTTATCTGTCGGGTGTTTAAAAGGAGCAGCGGCTGCCGACCTGTTGGTGCCGTCATGAGCTGCTGCTATGTTGCAGTCGATCTGCAGGGCGGTTTTGTAGTCGATGTAAGCGTGTCTGTAGCGCTCCAAGGCTTCGCAGGCAGCAGCGCGTCGGAGCAGAGACTTCACGTTGAACGGGAACAACTGCAGAGACCTGAGAGAAGACGAGCAGACTGCAGGTGAACAACTCAAACGCTGCGTTAAAAATGGTTTCCAACGGGCCGGAGGTCCACATGGAACAGTCAGCGTATGTAAAGATGGAACAAAagatctgtttttctgcagaactGCGTCACTCGTGGTGGAAGAAACGTCCTTCTAGTTGTGATTTGTtctgattttggatttttattcatatttcttaGTTGAGGCAATGCTTTATGGAGCAATTATTGTCTCTGTTTTTGAAGCTGTGCAGTTGGAAGgagttttgctcttttcttttggCCAGTGAAAATGCATACCAGGAAACCATTTGTTTCTTACAACCTGCAGCCATAACTACGTTAGTTATTATGCCATAATAGCtaatgttttatgttattatgacgataaattgtcccagaagttataaCAGTAATATAATAGTAAGAAGAAAAcgctctcaaagatcaataacctttaaattgtaatgaacatttaacccTGGAACCGTAAGACATTTAAATAtccataataaataaacaaaacaaacaaaacgaattatgaagcctctgtaaacaaaactgtccttcataAGAAGGtctggttgagaccaaagcagcagactgaacgataaattgtccaaagggaaattattgagctcattttaatttatcatgtgattaagtGATTTATCGTCTATTTTGGCCGGCATAAAgagagcagctgattagcatctcaaaaagCCGAACAAACATGAGAcgatcttcagtcagaggcttcttcagccagcaacactgactgctactggagatcctctTTAAAGATTAAACGAGTTATGAATTAATTTTACTTTGGGATAAatgaagtgaaatgaaatgttaaaattacaCTTAAATGGAAACTCTTCATTGTCATCGATATAagatatttaaagacaaatcaCCGCATcagaaataatatatataaaaaataaacaaccatACAGATAAATGAAAAAGACCTGGGAAGAAGgagtaaaaatgataaaaaccgAGATTAACTAGACACATAAACTACTTACGTATCGCAGTCTTTGACACATTCTGAACAGTTCCCGTCCTTCAGGTAGCTGGCGGCTCGGTTGGAGTACAGGATGGCCAAATCTTCAGGGTTCTTCTTATCTGTggataaacaacaacaacagattaAAACGTAACATTTTCCCTGCAGGATGCCAAGAAGAGAAGTAAATATTCATTATTTGACATGTAACTGGTATGAATTCAACAAGAGTTAAgacttttttcctccaaaacacTTTGAGtgttagcagaaaaggctttggactaaactgttactcctgttagccacgttagcaccaagtacagctagtcagtcaaccatcgctgtgttcagggaagctgattaataatccagaaataaatatcaagcctggaaacttgatatcgtaacgaactgaatgttatgtttttaacctaatctttgctcgtcttgcagggcgcaggcggttgccacggtaacaggtgtgcttaaactacaaagagagagagagagtaacaaggtaggagtggttttgagttgatcacctgttcaggttattttacctttgtttccctttgctgtggctcattacagccgctgtagtttctaaacgttggactaatgacctcgttcgtttgtgagtttacgtcattcacaacaaacatcaaatagaacaaatatatttcataaaattttaacaaacaaatggcttctaccgcgataattatgtgaaattaaattaattatatcccaac
Above is a genomic segment from Xiphophorus couchianus chromosome 20, X_couchianus-1.0, whole genome shotgun sequence containing:
- the tomm34 gene encoding mitochondrial import receptor subunit TOM34, with protein sequence MPQKQKPKSWTELKQAGNECFKTGQYGDATSLYSQAIRELEKSNKKNPEDLAILYSNRAASYLKDGNCSECVKDCDTSLQLFPFNVKSLLRRAAACEALERYRHAYIDYKTALQIDCNIAAAHDGTNRMTKALTEADGPSWREKLPPIPTVPLSVREKLAQQAAGGVPKANPAPQQNGIKKTDKPAPSDKDMKKAQALKEEGNSLVKKGEHKKAIEKYSQSLKLNPNEITTYTNRALCYLSVKQYRDAVRDCSEALRMDGGSVKALYRRAQAHKELKDLKACVDDLNLLLKVEPKNTAALKLLQEAQKKKK